GTACTTACCTATGATGGCTCTACCTTGAGTCTTTATCAGGATGGCACATTCGTATCCTCAATTCCTGCAACCGGTAGCTTTAGCAGCTCAAGCGAGACCTTCAATTTGGGTTTTCTGCCTTTTTCGGGAAACAATTTTATGTTTGATGGTCAGTTGGACGATGTGGGTCTTTGGAATCGTGCCTTAAGCAGTACAGAAGTAAACACCCTGTACAATGCTTGCGGAATGGATCTAACAGACCCTTCCTTAAAGCTGTCCTATGAATTTAATCAAGGAACAGCCGGTGGTTCCAATAGTGGAATTAGCAGCTTAACCGATAGCAAAGGCAATATAAATGGCACCTTATCCAACTTCACTTTATCCGGAAACAGCTCAAACTTTGTAACGTCTCCTCTTCAGGGGATTAACAATATCGTTTTGAATATCAACTCTTGCGGCCCCTACTTGGGGCCCAATGGGATCAATTATACTCAGAGCGGTCATTATATAGATACCATCAGTCCCAGCACATCCGGTTGCGACACCATCATGGATCTTACTCTAGTAGTTAATAACCTGGATTCTTCTGCCAGCCGAATTGCCAGTAACACTCTGGAAGCTAATGAAACAGACACAGCCGCAACTTATCAGTGGTTAAAGTGTACCGACAATTACAGTAAAATTGTAGGAGCCACTCGTCGCCAATTCACTTTTGTGCTGAATGGTTCCTATGCGGTTGAAGTTTCTTTAAATGGCTGCGTAGACACATCGGCTTGTATTGTGATCACCAATGTTGGCCTGGAAGAACTTAATGCGGATATGCTCCACATTTATCCCAATCCGGCCCAAAATCATATTAATCTAGAATATCCGGCGGGTAGTTTTGACAAATATGAACTACTTAGTCTGGATGGTGCTCTGATTAAACAGGGTAAACTAAACAGATCCGGGAATAGCGTAATTGAACTGGCGCAGATTCCCGGTGGACTATTTTTTATTCGCACCATAGGATCGGCGGGAACGCTGACCCAAAAAATTCAGATTACTCCTTAAGAACTTCATTTTATAGGTTAAAACAGAAAACATTAGGGAACTGAATATAGAGGCGACTTGCAGAGGTCGCCTCTTTTTTCTTTTAGTTCAAGAGTTGGATTTGGCCATTCACAATCTCTCCTTTAAAACTGATGCTATCTCCTTGACGCCAATTAAATTGGATGAAATCCGCTGAAGTGTAGTGGGAATTCAAATACTTACATTCCACATCTACATCTACATCCCAGTTATCTTTATAGGCATCCCTAACAGCACAATCAATGCGGTCTTCCAGACCAATTAAGTTTGGTTTAAAAGCAGGAGCGCCATTAAATGCCAAGGTAAGCGCCAATTTCCATTCTTCAGATTCTTTACTACTCTCCCTTAAGAAAACCGAATAAGGATCAATGGCTAAAGTATATTCCACATTATCGATACTTAGCTTTAGTGCCTGGCTTGTAGGATGGTATTTATAATTGGTAGTCTTACTTCTGCTGGTTGAACCTAATCCTGATCCGGAGCTCAATGAATAATCTAAGAGGAAAAAGGCCACACTATCCTCTCCAAGCGGACTTTGATATTGATTCCCTGAAGTGATCACGGCGTGTAATTCTGGCAATGCAGCTACCCTCTGCCCTTCCTCAATCGCTCCATCTACCGCTTTGTAAAAGAAATATCCAAAACCAATAAAGATGAGAGTGAAAAGGATCGCTAGTCCAATGAGAACTTTTAAAAAGAGCTTCATGAAGGCTGTTTGTTGGTGAAGCGCAAACTTAGGCCATTTCAGGCTTTAGTTGACTTGTGCCCAATGCGGAATCAGCTTCCTAAGCCCAAATTTACTTAGGCCTTCTCACGATTATCTTGGAAGTAATTACTAAGAATAGAGTCCATTTCCACTTCGCCATTAACCACCTTTTCTACCAAATCCCAGGTTTTTGGATTCATCACCGGCTTTAAAGCCTGATCCAATTTCAGAATCCGAGGAAAGACCTTCTTGATCTTATTATCCCATACCTTATAGTACTTGAGTAAATCATCGGGATAAACCGTTTTACGACGAGTACCTTCATCATAGCCCCGAAAAGGATAGGGAATATTTAAATAGCCATAATCGTCTGTTAGCTGCTCGCCAGGCTGGATATCGCGAATGGCAATTTCAAAATCATAAGCTGTGGTAAGGCAGTTAGAATTAAAACTGTGATTAACGAAGCGACCATTATCCCAACACAAAACCAGATTCCCCTGATTATTGCGAAAGGTATAAGTGTCTAAAATGTTTTGATAAATAGGCTCCAGGGCCTGAAATTCGGCAGGACTGAATTCACGATCTAGCTTATCTAAAACCCAGGTTATGGTTCCGGCCGGAATAAATTGCGTAGCTACCACTCCGTAGCCTACCTCGGCGCTGATAAATTTCAGCTCAGTATGAGGATGTATCATTAAAATGAAGAGCAATTAGTCTCACAATCAATATCTTCCGAACCACAATTTGAAAAATCGTCCAGCCGGGAAGCAAATTGATTGCTTACTTAAATGTACAGCGCAGACTAATATCTTGAATAGACTTCCAAGGCCCTTAAACTTATTTTTTGAAAATTTTTAGCTGGATCGATTTTCTGACTCCTGATGCTGAATTTCCATCTCATTGCCACAAGACTTACACTTAATGACGGTGCGGTAATAAATGGGATAAACCCCTAGTAAGAAGGATACGATTATGGATAAAAAACCCTTTCTTCCCTTCATGGATTGATAGGATTCATAGAAATCTGCCGAACCACATTCACTGCAGAGCAAGGGCTCTCCCGCTGAGGTTTCATGAGGTGCATGAATAAAGTCCTCAATAATCTCCTGAGCCAGCTCCACATCTTGTGGATGGACCTTTAATTTAATCCCATCCACCGAAAGGTTAAAAAGCGGATTTAGACCGACTGTATGTTCATCAAAGAGATAAACTGGAATCCCCTCACTTTCCAGCCGGCTCTTAAGCATATGCGCTTCAATGGACTTTTCAAATGTCCGAACGGTAATCAACTCCATAAGGCTTGGATGGCTTTAATTTAGGAACTCTTCAATTGCACAAAGGAAACGATAGACTTCACCTTATTTCCTTTCGCACTCTTAAAAGTGTAGATGTCAGCAAAGACAAAATGCTTAGCATTCTCCATTAGCATTTCGCCATAAACTGCAGCTTCCTTTCCATGCGTAATGATACTGTGAAGAATCAGCTCCTTCACCTTATTGTCGCTATGCTCCCGAAGTGCCGCCGCGAAATTTTCTTTACCGTTAATGGCCTGGTCTCCCACTAAAGTCCAATGGATATCTTCGTCCATATAGCTCATGGCTAGATCAATTTCATAAGCTGCGAAAAGCTGACTTAGTTCCTTTAAAAACTCGCGTTTAGGAGAATTGCCGCAATCCACCTGGCAGGTGACCTTCATACTATCTTAATCTGAATAAATTCTAATCCTGGCAATTTAGAAGCTAAAAACCAGTTCTAAAAGCCAAGCTTATTCTATTTGCCCTTAAATTTGCAGGGCATGATTAAGACATCTCTTAGCACTTGCCGAACCTCGGTAGTTTAGACAGCTTCTAGGCAGAAGCATTTATTGCAAACTTCCAGTAAGCTGTCGAAAATACATTCATGGTCTTCAGGCTATTTCAGCCCTGATGCAGACTTCATTTTTTCATTATTAATACTAAAGCGACTGATCCAATTGGTCCCTTGCTTTCATTCAAGAGAATGAGAGCAGCTTAATTCATTTAATCATGTCAACAAATAATATATACCTACGCGAAAGTCAAATTGAAGACTTCGAAGATATAATGCGGGTTGAGGAGCTTGCTTTTGGATATCCCAAAGAAGCTCAATTATGTGCCGACCTTTTAAAGGACCCCTCGGCAAAGCCTTTACTTTCCTTATTAGCTTTTGATGGGACTAAGGCGATAGGCCATGTTCTTTTTACACGAGCTTATCTAAATAATCGAGCAAGCAATCAGCCTTTGCATCATATCCTGGCCCCACTGGCAATAATTCCTGAGTACCAAAAGCAAGGCATAGGCGCTCTGCTTATCCAAGCGGGTATTCAAAAACTGAAATCCATGGGTTCGGAATTACTATTCGTGCTCGGACACATGGACTACTATCCTAAACATGGTTTTATACCGGATGCGGGTGCCATGGGCTTCCAAGCTCCCTACCCCATTCCGGTCGAATTTGCCAATGCCTGGATGGTTCAGAGTTTGAATGGTGAATTAGCCGAAAAGCCAAAAGGCCAAATCCTTTGTTCTCTTGAGTTGAATAAAGAAGAACACTGGCGTGAATAGATGAAGTTTATGCTTGAAACTGAAAAGGGGGGAAGGAAAAGGAATATACTTCCCCCTTTCAAACTATCTAGCGAAACATTTAAATGTAACTTCTTTTGTTACATTTAAAAATTAGTTTACCTTTGTCACCGCTATGAACAATACTCGATTTGCAAGCGCCCTTCACATTTTAACCCTCCTGGCGGATAGTCCGGGTGAGTGGTTAAATTCGGAGTGGATTGCCGGTAGCCTTAATGTGAATCCGGTGGTAGTGCGCAAAGAGCTTATTGTGCTGCATGAGGCAGGCTTAGTACAAAGTCGTAAGGGAAAAAACGGGGGCAGTACTCTGGCTAAGGATCCGCAGAAAATTAGTCTGGCCGAAATTTATTTAGCCGTCAAAAACTCTGAGGTTTTAGGTAAACGCCATGCCCAACCCAGCCCCGAATGCCCCATCGGCAAACAAATAAATCAGAAACTGACTGTTCTCTATCAAGATATTGATCAGGTACTTTTAAAGGAATTAGAAGCGCATAGTGTAGCCAGCTTTAGAGCAGAATTTCACTAGGTCTTTTTTTAATCAAAATTGTAACAAATTTTATTACATATAAATCATAAATCCATGAAAATAGGAATCACTGGCGCTAGCGGCCAATTAGGAAACCATGTTATTGAACAATTAAAGAAAAGAACTGATGCCGGTAATCTGGTAGCCCTGATTCGTAATCCAGCTAATATTGAAGGGATCGAAGCCCGTGTCTTTGATTATGAAAAACCGGAAGAATTAGCTTCGGCACTGGAAGGTATCGAAACCTTACTGCTAATTTCCGGGAACGAAATTGGTAGCCGTGCCCGTCAGCATGAAAATGTAATTTCCGCGGCCGAAAAAGCTCAGGTTAAGCGCATTGTTTACACCAGCATTTTACGCGCCGACAGCTCCCAAATCAGTTTGGCCGGAGAACATCTCACTACCGAATTACGCTTAAAGTCTTCCGACCTTAGCTATACCATTCTTCGCAATGGCTGGTATACCGAAAACTACACCGCTTCTATTCCTGGAGCCTTACAAGGTGGTGCCTTTATTGGTAGCGCTGCAGACGGAAAAATTGCTTCTGCCAGTCGCATTGACTACGCTGAGGCCGCGGCAGTAGTACTTACCGAAGAAGGTCATGAAGGTAAAACCTATGAATTAGCCGGCGACCATGCATACACCCTTAGCGAATTTGCGCAGGAAATCTCCAAGCAAAGTGGCAAGGACATTCCCTACCAAAACCTCGCTGAGAAAGACTTTGCTCAGGCCCTAAAAGGATTTGGTATTCCTGATGCTTTTGCGGAAGGCTTAGCCAGCTGGGATGTATGTGCCTCCAAAGGCGATCTCTTTGATGATGGCAAAATGCTCTCCAAACTGATTGGTCGTCCTACCACTCCTTATTCTGTCGCCATTAAAGAAGCATTGGCTTAATCATTTCCCTTCCTGCGGATTGACCTGAAGACTATCGGGTCAATCCGCCTTTTTAAACTCGGATTGTTTTACTACTCTTAAGCCAAAGAGACCTTCCTCTATGGTATAACTTATTAAATCAGCTCCTTCCATCGCCTTGTAATCAAAAAACAAGCGCGGGCCCCAATACTGAGCATATTGATCTCCCTCGAGATAAATAAAAGTGGTTTTTTGCCTACCATTTTTAAGGTTCTGCTCTCCTCGCATAAAAGCATAGTTCTCTACCACTGGATGAGAACTCAAACTAAAGTTTAGCAGTAAAAAGGTGTTCAAAATCGCCGGCCCCCAAAACCAAGCTCTTAAATTGTATTTTTTTAACAGCCTTTCCAGACCGTAAATTCCGGCAATTAATCCTGCCAATAAGGCAAAAAGCCACCAGAGCGGAATTAAGGTTCTAAAGCCTATCCGTACAATTAAAAAGAAGTTGAGTAAATAAGCTAAGGAGACCCATAAAACCTTGCTTCCCAGCACTTGAAGTATAGCCTTCCCGAGCTCAAGAAAATCTATCCGAGCTTGTTTATGGATTAATATCTTAGCCCAAAATGGAGTGGTAATAAACACCAAAACCAAGCCTCCCACCAAGCCATAGGTACCCTTCAATAAATAGCCAATCGAGGGGCCACCAAATACCAGAAAAAAAGCTGTACTGATATTTAAAAAGTCGGCAATCACCATTAAGGATCCGGTAGTCTTGTAAAAGCTGCTTTCCACAAAATCCTCGTAGGGCATTTTCGCAAATTGAGCCGCACGCTCTCTTGCCCTTTCTATTTCTGCCTGCCATTCTTCACTGTCGGCCTCCTGCTTAAAATGGCTTGACCATCCATCCTTCTGCGCCTTTGCCCTTTTTCTTGCATTCTGATTCAGGAAAAACTCATA
The Croceimicrobium hydrocarbonivorans genome window above contains:
- a CDS encoding LamG-like jellyroll fold domain-containing protein: MKNPLFNLKFKGLSFLLLLSWAGQSQNALDFDGIDDQVTVASASGQISGGTGMTLSMWVNPTTVSTGWPDFDGYAGFRNETNADFYILQLGGTDVEARFRNSGGTVYTITANSALNLNSWNHFVLTYDGSTLSLYQDGTFVSSIPATGSFSSSSETFNLGFLPFSGNNFMFDGQLDDVGLWNRALSSTEVNTLYNACGMDLTDPSLKLSYEFNQGTAGGSNSGISSLTDSKGNINGTLSNFTLSGNSSNFVTSPLQGINNIVLNINSCGPYLGPNGINYTQSGHYIDTISPSTSGCDTIMDLTLVVNNLDSSASRIASNTLEANETDTAATYQWLKCTDNYSKIVGATRRQFTFVLNGSYAVEVSLNGCVDTSACIVITNVGLEELNADMLHIYPNPAQNHINLEYPAGSFDKYELLSLDGALIKQGKLNRSGNSVIELAQIPGGLFFIRTIGSAGTLTQKIQITP
- a CDS encoding SET domain-containing protein — translated: MIHPHTELKFISAEVGYGVVATQFIPAGTITWVLDKLDREFSPAEFQALEPIYQNILDTYTFRNNQGNLVLCWDNGRFVNHSFNSNCLTTAYDFEIAIRDIQPGEQLTDDYGYLNIPYPFRGYDEGTRRKTVYPDDLLKYYKVWDNKIKKVFPRILKLDQALKPVMNPKTWDLVEKVVNGEVEMDSILSNYFQDNREKA
- a CDS encoding putative signal transducing protein translates to MELITVRTFEKSIEAHMLKSRLESEGIPVYLFDEHTVGLNPLFNLSVDGIKLKVHPQDVELAQEIIEDFIHAPHETSAGEPLLCSECGSADFYESYQSMKGRKGFLSIIVSFLLGVYPIYYRTVIKCKSCGNEMEIQHQESENRSS
- a CDS encoding PB1 domain-containing protein translates to MKVTCQVDCGNSPKREFLKELSQLFAAYEIDLAMSYMDEDIHWTLVGDQAINGKENFAAALREHSDNKVKELILHSIITHGKEAAVYGEMLMENAKHFVFADIYTFKSAKGNKVKSIVSFVQLKSS
- a CDS encoding GNAT family N-acetyltransferase, translating into MSTNNIYLRESQIEDFEDIMRVEELAFGYPKEAQLCADLLKDPSAKPLLSLLAFDGTKAIGHVLFTRAYLNNRASNQPLHHILAPLAIIPEYQKQGIGALLIQAGIQKLKSMGSELLFVLGHMDYYPKHGFIPDAGAMGFQAPYPIPVEFANAWMVQSLNGELAEKPKGQILCSLELNKEEHWRE
- a CDS encoding Rrf2 family transcriptional regulator, which produces MNNTRFASALHILTLLADSPGEWLNSEWIAGSLNVNPVVVRKELIVLHEAGLVQSRKGKNGGSTLAKDPQKISLAEIYLAVKNSEVLGKRHAQPSPECPIGKQINQKLTVLYQDIDQVLLKELEAHSVASFRAEFH
- a CDS encoding SDR family oxidoreductase, encoding MKIGITGASGQLGNHVIEQLKKRTDAGNLVALIRNPANIEGIEARVFDYEKPEELASALEGIETLLLISGNEIGSRARQHENVISAAEKAQVKRIVYTSILRADSSQISLAGEHLTTELRLKSSDLSYTILRNGWYTENYTASIPGALQGGAFIGSAADGKIASASRIDYAEAAAVVLTEEGHEGKTYELAGDHAYTLSEFAQEISKQSGKDIPYQNLAEKDFAQALKGFGIPDAFAEGLASWDVCASKGDLFDDGKMLSKLIGRPTTPYSVAIKEALA
- a CDS encoding J domain-containing protein; amino-acid sequence: MLEKYYHVLGLEEGANFAEVKEAYRKQAKMLHPDLNKSASAQEDFVFLNEAYEFFLNQNARKRAKAQKDGWSSHFKQEADSEEWQAEIERARERAAQFAKMPYEDFVESSFYKTTGSLMVIADFLNISTAFFLVFGGPSIGYLLKGTYGLVGGLVLVFITTPFWAKILIHKQARIDFLELGKAILQVLGSKVLWVSLAYLLNFFLIVRIGFRTLIPLWWLFALLAGLIAGIYGLERLLKKYNLRAWFWGPAILNTFLLLNFSLSSHPVVENYAFMRGEQNLKNGRQKTTFIYLEGDQYAQYWGPRLFFDYKAMEGADLISYTIEEGLFGLRVVKQSEFKKAD